One Spirochaeta cellobiosiphila DSM 17781 DNA window includes the following coding sequences:
- a CDS encoding ABC transporter ATP-binding protein, with product MLQQYKTLFPYFKKWAYRYILGFLLLILTNTGQMIIPQILKKVINKLESSGWDKEFVLHNLFYLVIVAIVIAIGRFGWRFFIHGVSRSIVKELTSRLFNHLMKLGPKFYGQNKAGDLMARATNDMNSVRMATGMAVVAATDGIFLTVSILIILFVTAPKVALFTILPLPVLSIAIVATGPIIGRLFKSVQEKYSAISAGAQEAFGGARVIKSFVRENYFTDQFLIRNQDYKKINLELVRIWGLFEPFLSFLSGMTTLLLLAFGGRAVVEGTLSPGDFVAFLSYLSMLLWPMMGAGFTINMLQRGAASLERINAILQEKPEIMSPDSGITKVENYSLTINDLNYSHEKGKPILSNINLSIKQGQILGILGPTGSGKSTLINLLPRIYDPDRNTIFLGGQDVHDYELTLLRKQFGFVPQESFLFSDTIKNNILYGLDNCSEKDFNNVVSLSTIDRDVEGFPHKWNTMVGEKGVTLSGGQKQRIAISRALLLDPPILVLDDALSAVDANTEALILEHLMETRKDKTTILISHRISTLKKSDNIIVIENGIITQKGQHKDLMKKEGHYQKIAHLQHQEQDDE from the coding sequence ATGTTACAACAGTATAAAACGCTTTTTCCCTATTTTAAAAAATGGGCATACAGATATATATTGGGGTTTTTATTACTTATCTTGACCAATACAGGCCAAATGATAATTCCCCAAATACTAAAAAAGGTAATAAACAAGTTAGAATCAAGTGGATGGGACAAAGAATTTGTTCTACATAATTTGTTTTATCTAGTAATCGTCGCCATAGTCATTGCTATAGGCCGCTTTGGTTGGCGTTTTTTTATACATGGGGTCTCCCGAAGTATCGTCAAGGAGTTAACTTCTCGACTTTTTAATCACCTGATGAAGTTGGGGCCCAAGTTTTATGGTCAAAATAAAGCAGGTGATCTTATGGCTAGGGCTACCAATGATATGAACTCAGTACGGATGGCAACAGGAATGGCTGTTGTCGCAGCAACTGATGGTATATTTCTTACAGTGTCTATCTTAATCATTCTGTTTGTAACAGCACCTAAAGTAGCTTTATTCACTATACTCCCTCTGCCTGTTTTATCTATTGCCATTGTGGCAACAGGTCCTATTATTGGGAGACTATTCAAGTCAGTACAAGAAAAATACAGTGCTATTTCAGCAGGGGCCCAGGAAGCTTTTGGTGGTGCTAGAGTCATTAAATCTTTTGTCAGGGAAAATTATTTTACCGATCAATTTTTAATAAGGAATCAGGATTACAAAAAAATAAACCTTGAACTTGTGCGCATATGGGGGTTATTCGAACCTTTCCTTTCCTTTTTATCAGGAATGACCACATTACTGTTACTTGCTTTTGGAGGAAGAGCTGTTGTGGAGGGAACATTATCTCCAGGTGATTTTGTAGCCTTTTTATCCTATTTATCAATGCTTCTATGGCCTATGATGGGAGCTGGCTTTACTATAAACATGCTTCAGAGAGGAGCCGCCTCATTAGAACGAATCAATGCGATCCTACAGGAAAAGCCAGAAATTATGTCACCAGATTCAGGGATAACAAAAGTTGAGAATTATAGCCTAACGATTAATGACTTAAATTATTCTCACGAAAAAGGGAAACCTATCCTTAGCAACATAAATCTTTCTATTAAGCAGGGACAAATTTTAGGTATTTTAGGACCAACGGGAAGTGGTAAATCTACCCTGATCAACTTATTACCAAGAATATATGATCCTGATAGAAATACAATTTTCCTGGGAGGCCAGGATGTTCATGATTACGAACTCACCTTATTGCGTAAACAATTTGGATTTGTCCCCCAAGAAAGTTTTCTTTTTTCAGACACAATCAAAAACAACATATTATATGGTTTAGATAATTGTTCGGAAAAAGATTTCAACAATGTTGTCAGTTTATCAACGATTGATCGTGATGTAGAAGGCTTTCCTCATAAATGGAACACGATGGTCGGGGAAAAAGGAGTGACGCTCTCAGGTGGACAAAAACAACGAATTGCCATTAGTCGTGCGTTGCTATTGGATCCACCTATTTTGGTCTTAGATGATGCCTTATCAGCGGTGGATGCGAATACGGAAGCTCTTATACTAGAACATTTAATGGAAACCCGAAAAGACAAAACAACAATTCTCATCAGTCATCGTATTTCAACCTTAAAGAAATCAGATAACATCATTGTTATTGAAAATGGAATCATAACACAAAAGGGGCAGCATAAAGATCTCATGAAAAAAGAAGGACATTACCAAAAGATTGCTCACCTACAACATCAGGAGCAGGATGATGAATAA
- the rpsT gene encoding 30S ribosomal protein S20 yields MANSLSAEKRNRQNTTRRLRNRADKSTVRTSVKAFESAVKAGDKTQAETAFRAFVKLMDTAQRKGIYHVNTAARKKSRLHKQLNAMA; encoded by the coding sequence TTGGCAAATAGTCTTTCAGCAGAAAAGCGAAATCGACAAAACACTACAAGAAGACTTCGAAACAGAGCTGATAAAAGCACTGTGAGAACTTCAGTGAAAGCTTTTGAATCTGCAGTAAAAGCTGGTGATAAAACTCAAGCTGAAACTGCTTTTAGAGCTTTTGTAAAATTGATGGATACAGCACAAAGAAAAGGTATCTATCATGTAAATACTGCAGCTCGAAAGAAGTCCAGATTACACAAACAACTAAACGCAATGGCATAA